Proteins found in one Brachypodium distachyon strain Bd21 chromosome 5, Brachypodium_distachyon_v3.0, whole genome shotgun sequence genomic segment:
- the LOC100835695 gene encoding probable phosphoribosylformylglycinamidine synthase, chloroplastic/mitochondrial has translation MTGNSMLCLQRFPSKMGEQRLGFISARNPWFGRSRMFRHCLDLRHLCRLPNQIVTLPNYRPKHAPSAAVYRGVSSPLTEEFVDEVGSRSRIIHFYRKPFLQESETEELLRKVQAKVSCNVIDIKTEQCFNVELERALASEKLATLQWLLAETYEPDNLQTRSFLEEEVASGPYSVLVEVGPRMTFSTAFSTNAVSICKALSLMEVTRLERSRRYLLCLQPGGGALDESQLNSFAALIHDRMTECVYPSKLTSFWSDVVPEPVSVIPVIEKGREALEEINMRMGLAFDEQDIKYYTHLFRDDIKRNPTTVELFDIAQSNSEHSRHWFFNGKLVIDGETMASTLFQLVKSPLKANPNNSVIGFKDNSSAIRGHTVNHLRPALPGSTSPLSLMMRELDILFTAETHNFPCAVAPYPGAETGAGGRIRDTHATGRGSFVVASTAGYCVGNLQMEESYAPWEDSSFAYPSNLASPLQILIDASDGASDYGNKFGEPLIQGFTRSFGMRLPNGERREWLKPIMFSGAIGQIDHAHITKGDPEIGMLVVKIGGPAYRIGMGGGAASSMVSGQNDAELDFNAVQRGDAEMSHKLYRVIRACIEMGEKNPIISIHDQGAGGNCNVVKEIIYPKGAEIDIRSIVVGDHTLSVLEIWGAEYQEQDALLVKPDSRSLLEALCERERVSMAVLGEIDGSGKIVLIDSAAVEHAKSYGLLPPRPVVDLQLEKVLGDMPQKTFEFNRVSRLGEPLDIAPEVTLMDILKRVLKLPSVCSKRFLTTKVDRCVTGLVAQQQTVGPLQLPLADVAVIAQTYTDLTGGACAIGEQPMKGLLNPQAMARLAVGEALTNLVWAKVSSLSDVKASGNWMYAAKLDGEGADMYDAAVALADCMIELGIAIDGGKDSLSMAAQCDGEVVKAPGNLVISAYVTCPDITLTVTPDLKLGKDGVLLHIDLAKGKRRLGCSALTQVFDQIGNDCPDIEDVPYLKIVFETVQELLSERLISAGHDISDGGLIVTIFEMAFAGNCGVNLNIDLKGNSLLQALFAEELGLVVEVHSDDLDSVKQKLQAAGVSVHVIGEVNATSEIELVVDGEVRLKESILDLRDLWEETSFQLEELQRLKSCVNLEKEGLKSRTSPSWHLSFAPKFTNKKLLTASSKPKVAIIREEGSNSDREMSAAFLAAGFEPWDISMSDLLNQEASLTEFHGIAFVGGFSYADILDSAKGWAASIRFNQPLIQQFQEFYNRPDTFSLGVCNGCQLMALLGWVPGPDIGGSLGKGGDISQPRFIHNESGRFECRFTSVAIGDSPSIMFRGMEGSTLGIWAAHGEGRALFPDENVLSGVINSNLAPLRYCDDANNATEVYPFNPNGSPLGIAALCSPNGRHLAMMPHPERTFMMWQYPWYPKEWQVERGGPSPWLRMFQNAREWCS, from the exons ATGACAGGAAATAGTATGCTGTGCCTTCAACGTTTTCCTAGTAAAATG GGAGAGCAAAGACTTGGATTCATCTCTGCAAGAAATCCTTGGTTTGGAAGGTCAAGAATGTTTCGACACTGCTTGGACCTACGGCATCTTTGCAGGTTACCTAACCAGATAGTCACTCTTCCAAATTACCGACCAAAGCATGCTCCCAGTGCTGCAGTATACAGGGGTGTTAGTAGTCCATTAACAGAGGAATTTGTTGATGAGGTGGGATCAAGATCAAGGATTATTCACTTTTACCGTAAACCATTTCTTCAAGAGAGTGAGACTGAGGAATTACTCAGGAAAGTGCAGGCAAAGGTTTCTTGTAACGTTATTGACATAAAGACCGAGCAATGTTTCAATGTTGAATTGGAGAGGGCCCTGGCATCTGAGAAGCTTGCAACACTTCAGTGGCTTCTAGCGGAAACTTATGAACCTGATAATTTACAAACAAGGAGCTTTCTTGAAGAGGAAGTTGCTAGCGGTCCTTATTCTGTTCTTGTCGAGGTAGGGCCACGGATGACATTTTCAACAGCTTTCTCGACCAATGCTGTCTCAATTTGTAAAGCCCTATCGTTAATGGAAGTAACTCGCTTGGAGAGATCTCGAAGATATCTTTTGTGCCTTCAGCCTGGCGGTGGAGCACTTGATGAAAGCCAACTCAACAGCTTTGCTGCTTTAATTCATGACAGAATGACAGAGTGTGTTTATCCTAGCAAGCTCACATCATTTTGGTCAGATGTAGTTCCTGAACCTGTCAGTGTTATACCAGTTATTGAAAAGGGAAGGGAAGCATTGGAAGAAATAAATATGAGAATGGGGCTTGCTTTTGATGAACAAGATATTAAATACTACACCCACCTCTTCAGAGACGACATCAAGCGCAATCCAACTACCGTGGAACTTTTCGATATAGCACAATCCAATAGTGAGCACAGCAGGCATTGGTTTTTTAATGGAAAGCTTGTGATAGATGGAGAAACGATGGCTAGTACTTTGTTCCAGTTAGTAAAGAGCCCCTTGAAGGCGAACCCTAATAACTCCGTCATCGGTTTCAAGGATAACTCAAGTGCAATAAGAGGACACACGGTAAATCATCTCCGTCCAGCACTACCAGGCTCAACTTCACCGCTATCCCTTATGATGCGTGAGCTTGACATTTTGTTCACAGCTGAAACCCATAACTTTCCATGTGCTGTGGCACCTTATCCGGGAGCTGAAACAGGCGCAGGTGGTCGCATAAGAGACACACATGCCACTGGAAGGGGTTCTTTTGTCGTTGCTTCCACAGCTGGTTATTGTGTTGGAAATCTTCAAATGGAAGAATCATATGCACCTTGGGAGGATTCATCCTTTGCATACCCATCGAACTTAGCTTCTCCTTTGCAGATTCTTATTGATGCTAGTGATGGTGCTTCTGACTATGGTAACAAGTTTGGTGAGCCACTGATTCAGGGATTTACAAGAAGCTTTGGTATGAGGTTGCCAAATGGGGAACGTCGTGAGTGGTTAAAGCCAATAATGTTCAGCGGAGCAATAGGCCAGATTGATCATGCACATATAACGAAGGGGGATCCAGAAATTGGCATGCTAGTTGTGAAGATTGGTGGTCCAGCATATAGAATTGGGATGGGTGGTGGTGCTGCCTCGAGTATGGTTAGTGGACAGAATGATGCAGAGCTTGATTTCAATGCAGTGCAGCGTGGAGATGCTGAGATGTCACATAAATTGTATCGTGTGATCAGGGCATGCATTGAAATGGGAGAGAAGAACCCAATTATCAGCATTCATGACCAGGGAGCCGGTGGAAATTGCAATGTTGTGAAAGAAATAATCTATCCTAAGGGTGCTGAAATTGATATCCGCTCAATTGTTGTTGGTGATCATACATTATCTGTCTTGGAGATCTGGGGTGCTGAATACCAGGAACAAGATGCATTATTGGTGAAGCCTGATAGCAGAAGCCTGCTGGAGGCACTTTGTGAGAGAGAAAGAGTATCTATGGCTGTACTTGGGGAAATTGATGGCAGTGGAAAGATAGTTTTGATTGACAGTGCTGCTGTGGAGCATGCCAAGTCATatggccttcttcctcctcgccctgTTGTTGATCTTCAGCTTGAAAAGGTTTTAGGAGATATGCCTCAGAAGACCTTTGAATTCAACCGGGTTTCTCGATTGGGTGAGCCTTTAGATATTGCACCTGAGGTCACACTAATGGATATTCTTAAGCGAGTATTGAAGCTTCCTTCTGTATGTTCAAAGCGTTTCTTGACCACAAAGGTTGATAGGTGTGTGACAGGTCTTGTTGCGCAACAACAGACAGTTGGTCCTCTCCAACTTCCACTTGCTGATGTCGCTGTAATTGCGCAAACATACACAGATCTGACAGGTGGTGCTTGTGCCATTGGAGAACAACCAATGAAGGGTTTACTTAATCCCCAGGCAATGGCAAGGCTTGCTGTCGGGGAGGCCTTGACCAATCTGGTTTGGGCCAAAGTTTCATCACTTTCTGATGTCAAAGCAAGTGGTAACTGGATGTATGCTGCAAAGCTTGACGGAGAAGGAGCAGATATGTATGATGCTGCTGTTGCGTTGGCTGACTGCATGATTGAACTTGGTATCGCAATTGATGGTGGAAAGGACAGCCTTTCTATGGCAGCTCAATGTGATGGCGAGGTAGTCAAGGCTCCTGGAAATCTTGTCATCAGTGCTTATGTGACATGCCCTGATATAACTTTGACGGTTACTCCTGATTTAAAGCTTGGAAAGGATGGTGTCTTGTTGCACATTGACCTGGCTAAAGGAAAACGTCGACTTGGCTGTTCTGCTCTCACACAGGTGTTTGACCAAATTGGAAATGACTGCCCAGATATAGAAGATGTTCCGTACCTGAAGATAGTATTTGAGACTGTTCAGGAATTGCTCAGTGAACGTCTTATTTCTGCTGGTCATGACATTAGTGATGGTGGGCTTATTGTTACTATTTTTGAGATGGCATTTGCTGGCAATTGTGGTGTTAACCTCAACATAGACTTAAAGGGAAATAGCCTTCTTCAAGCACTTTTTGCTGAGGAGCTTGGCCTTGTTGTTGAAGTGCACTCAGATGACCTTGATTCTGTAAAGCAAAAGCTTCAAGCAGCAGGTGTTTCTGTTCATGTAATTGGAGAAGTAAATGCAACATCAGAGATAGAGCTGGTTGTTGACGGGGAGGTGCGTCTGAAGGAAAGCATTTTAGACCTCAGAGATTTGTGGGAAGAAACAAGCTTCCAGCTTGAGGAGCTGCAGCGGCTGAAGTCTTGTGTGAACCTTGAGAAAGAAGGTTTGAAGAGTCGAACATCACCTTCATGGCATTTGTCTTTCGCTCCCAAATTCACAAACAAGAAGCTATTGACTGCATCCTCCAAACCAAAGGTTGCCATTATTCGTGAAGAAGGGAGCAACAGTGATAGGGAAATGTCTGCTGCATTCCTTGCTGCTGGCTTTGAACCATGGGACATTTCAATGTCAGACCTATTGAATCAGGAGGCCTCTTTGACTGAATTCCATGGGATTGCATTTGTTGGTGGTTTTAGCTATGCTGACATTCTAGATTCAGCAAAAGGCTGGGCAGCGTCTATCAGGTTCAACCAGCCCCTCATACAGCAGTTCCAGGAGTTCTACAATAGGCCAGACACGTTTAGCCTTGGGGTGTGCAACGGGTGTCAGCTCATGGCTCTTCTTGGCTGGGTGCCAGGACCAGATATTGGCGGTTCCCTTGGTAAAGGTGGAGACATCTCACAGCCAAGGTTCATTCACAATGAATCTGGCCGTTTTGAGTGCCGATTTACCAGTGTGGCTATAGGGGATTCTCCTTCTATAATGTTCAGAGGTATGGAAGGCTCTACCTTGGGCATTTGGGCTGCTCATGGTGAAGGGAGAGCCTTGTTCCCAGAtgaaaatgttttatctggtGTCATTAACTCTAATCTGGCCCCTCTGCGATACTGCGATGATGCTAATAACGCCACAGAGGTCTATCCCTTCAACCCTAATGGTTCTCCGCTTGGTATCGCCGCCCTCTGCTCTCCTAATGGAAGGCACCTTGCTATGATGCCACATCCAGAGCGTACTTTCATGATGTGGCAATATCCCTGGTATCCCAAGGAATGGCAGGTTGAGAGGGGTGGTCCGAGTCCATGGTTGCGCATGTTCCAGAATGCACGAGAATGGTGTTCATAG